The following proteins are co-located in the Vidua macroura isolate BioBank_ID:100142 chromosome 1, ASM2450914v1, whole genome shotgun sequence genome:
- the LOC128803964 gene encoding uncharacterized protein LOC128803964 codes for MGYCAALNCQNGTSGAYRNSSVSFYGFPLHNKPLLRQWLQNMGRDMETPSKYQCLCSEHFEESSFERDPAKTRKKRRRLLKEAVPNKFLLALDGTWLVGTPQGFADVLSNKSRKRIRNSEPCRVSGMFPQWPRLQDWQNEFYKQLLKEKFGSLITLGKDCPVPKSHIPAGGAARVKDPQDLERRKISASPSTGHVGAVTRGSSLRASQAPHRHCSDLAETSGSRHNPATNPANPAGIRSSNRVLAGQELDEFRWFLLYHQGQPEDAAVPWFICTECGKSFVRHAYLLRHQRAHTGQPGRNPPASWRKRPASQRNPPASWRNPPASQRNPPASLRNPPAS; via the exons ATGGGTTACTGCGCGGCCCTGAACTGCCAGAACGGCACGAGCGGGGCCTACAGGAACAGCTCGGTCAGTTTTTATGGGTTCCCCCTCCACAACAAACCCCTCCTGAGGCAGTGGCTCCAAAACATGGGCCGGGACATGGAGACCCCCTCCAAATACCAGTGCCTGTGCTCGGAGCATTTCGAGGAGAGCTCCTTCGAGAGGGATCCCGCGAAAACCCGCAAGAAGAGGCGGCGCCTGCTGAAGGAGGCTGTTCCCAACAAATTCCTCCTGGCCTTGGATGGCACCTGGCTGGTGGGGACTCCCCAGGGCTTCGCCGACGTGCTGAGCAACAAATCCCGAAAACGGATCCGGAATTCCGAGCCCTGCAGG GTCTCTGGGATGTTTCCTCAGTGGCCACGTCTGCAGGATTGGCAGAATGAATTTTACAAGCAATTGCTGAAGGAGAAATTTGGATCTTTGATCACACTGGGAAAAG ACTGTCCTGTTCCCAAAAGTCACATcccagcaggaggagcagcgcGGGTCAAGGATCCGCAGGAtttggagagaaggaaaatttctgccagccccagcacag GCCACGTTGGAGCCGTGACTCGGGGATCATCTTTGAGAGCATCCCAAGCCCCGCACCGCCACTGCTCCGACCTGGCAGAAACATCGGGGAGCCGCCACAATCCGGCAACAAATCCGGCAAATCCGGCGGGAATCCGGAGCAGTAACAGAGTGCTGGcggggcaggagctggatgaGTTCAGGTGGTTCCTGCTGTACCACCAGGGCCAGCCCGAGGACGCGGCGGTGCCGTGGTTCATCTGCACCGAGTGCGGGAAGAGCTTTGTCCGCCACGCGTACCTGCTGCGGCACCAGCGCGCCCACACcgggcagccagggagaaacCCCCCTGCTTCCTGGAGAAAACGCCCTGCTTCCCAAAGGAACCCCCCTGCTTCCTGGAGAaaccctcctgcttcccagagAAACCCACCTGCTTCCTTGAGAAACCCCCCTGCTTCCTGA